The Nocardia sp. BMG111209 genome includes a window with the following:
- a CDS encoding TetR/AcrR family transcriptional regulator, translating to MSNEDVTAAARAVVRRVGITALTLAAVAKEAGISRATMYRRFASRDTLIAAVINAELDALEALVLARLRFADQPRETTHMLVREVLDYLTNHAALQAAIHIDGSALLPWLIKRDGKPTLVDIVTDRALTHIEGSELAVHLRPNTAAAVEFMVGAVYTQLVSPSRYLTHANIATFVTDAIVVP from the coding sequence GTGTCGAACGAGGATGTGACCGCGGCGGCGCGTGCCGTCGTGCGCCGGGTGGGTATCACCGCGCTGACCCTGGCCGCGGTCGCCAAGGAGGCCGGGATCAGCCGGGCCACGATGTATCGGCGCTTCGCCTCCCGGGACACCCTGATCGCGGCCGTGATCAATGCCGAACTCGATGCGCTGGAGGCGCTGGTGCTGGCCCGGCTGCGGTTCGCCGATCAGCCGCGCGAGACCACCCACATGCTCGTCCGGGAGGTTCTCGACTATCTGACCAATCATGCTGCGCTGCAAGCGGCCATCCACATCGACGGCTCGGCGTTGCTGCCCTGGCTGATCAAACGGGACGGCAAGCCGACGCTGGTCGATATCGTCACCGACCGGGCCCTCACCCATATCGAGGGGTCCGAACTCGCCGTGCACCTGCGGCCGAATACCGCTGCGGCCGTGGAGTTCATGGTCGGCGCGGTCTACACGCAGTTGGTTTCGCCGAGCCGGTATCTCACCCACGCGAACATCGCCACGTTCGTGACCGACGCCATCGTCGTGCCCTGA
- a CDS encoding Lrp/AsnC family transcriptional regulator: MAVTRRENDTATPIDDGSRHEPDQGRSRHDPDDRCARDADPARPRHDLDEVDVQLLDALHANPRASFERLGPVLGISPVTAARRWQRLADSGRAWISSVPGPRLALVAAVVDVRTQPGSLAATAAALAAIPQVISVYATDGEFDLHTLVIAADMPALSALLLDRLPALPGVARIRSHTGLAWHSGVRWQLGAMDPDQQRAVAGDAPEDPRAARTRLFDPDDRALFLALQHDGRARYRELARTLDTSEHLIRRRVDTLVRQGMLGFRTDFARGEGGWPTEFVLWLAAPHHRLTEIGTAIGGRPQTRICLSAVGTANLMVMAQVHRPTDIGAVLDLIRTIDADTTVAEQRLILRAVKSWGRLLDPEGRAIGLVPVDPWAK, encoded by the coding sequence ATGGCGGTGACGCGGAGGGAAAACGACACGGCAACGCCGATCGACGACGGTTCGCGACACGAACCGGACCAGGGCCGTTCCCGGCACGACCCGGACGACCGCTGTGCCCGCGACGCCGATCCGGCCCGGCCGCGCCACGACCTCGACGAGGTCGACGTCCAACTGCTCGACGCGCTGCACGCCAATCCGCGGGCCAGTTTCGAGCGGCTCGGCCCGGTCCTGGGCATCTCGCCGGTCACCGCGGCCCGCCGCTGGCAGCGCCTGGCCGACAGCGGCCGGGCCTGGATCTCCTCGGTCCCGGGCCCTCGGCTGGCGCTGGTCGCCGCGGTCGTCGACGTGCGCACCCAGCCGGGCAGTCTCGCCGCGACCGCAGCGGCGCTCGCCGCGATCCCGCAGGTCATCAGCGTGTACGCCACCGACGGGGAATTCGACCTGCACACCCTGGTGATCGCTGCCGACATGCCCGCGCTGAGCGCGCTGCTGCTCGACCGGCTGCCCGCCCTGCCCGGCGTCGCCCGGATTCGCTCCCATACCGGCCTGGCCTGGCACAGCGGTGTCCGCTGGCAGCTGGGCGCGATGGATCCCGATCAGCAGCGGGCGGTCGCGGGCGACGCACCCGAGGACCCCCGGGCCGCCCGCACCCGGCTGTTCGATCCGGACGACCGCGCGTTGTTCCTGGCCCTCCAGCACGACGGCCGTGCCCGCTACCGCGAGCTGGCCCGCACGCTCGACACCTCGGAACATCTGATCCGCCGCCGCGTCGACACCCTCGTCCGCCAGGGCATGCTCGGCTTCCGCACCGACTTCGCGCGCGGCGAGGGCGGCTGGCCGACCGAATTCGTACTGTGGCTCGCGGCCCCGCACCACCGCCTCACCGAGATCGGCACCGCGATCGGCGGCCGCCCCCAGACCCGCATCTGCCTGTCCGCGGTCGGCACCGCCAACCTGATGGTGATGGCCCAGGTGCACCGGCCCACCGACATCGGCGCGGTACTGGACCTGATCCGCACGATCGACGCCGATACGACGGTGGCCGAGCAGCGCCTGATCCTGCGCGCGGTCAAATCCTGGGGCCGGCTGCTGGATCCGGAGGGCCGGGCGATCGGCCTGGTCCCGGTGGATCCGTGGGCGAAATAG
- a CDS encoding carotenoid oxygenase family protein, with protein MPVSNPPRDTSVTTLGGRSPWDSQPQEFGYRIDEVEGRLPEGLRGDLYRIGPGRFDVGAHPVAHIFDGDGMVSRLAIDENGVHFRNRYVRTREYRRTAAGGALGRGFGTQRAGGILANAFRPPANMSNTNVLVHDDNLYSLWEGGRPYRLDPHTLGTHGAESFGGALKRMGAFSAHPKRDPVTGEIYNFGLDFFPRPMIRCYRLTGGRLENIASVPIRQLGFVHDFALTERHLVFVIDPIVVTRPISAALGLSSIDRAMSYEPHLGTTIVLVPRAGGTPITVETDALFHFHVTNAYETDTATTVELVTHDPDRGWSGWNGHLRRYRTDPGPAFGGQLTRLTIDRRTTRVTREVLHDNGCEFPQLDPRHATRPHRYSYVAAASTPGGDPDSITTIDHSTGRNHTYTTSPGDTVCEPLFAPAEGGTEGDGWLLTFEHQPTTKRTRVLVLPADRPDRGPIATIPLRHHVPMTFHGAFVPARG; from the coding sequence ATGCCCGTTTCGAATCCTCCCCGTGACACGTCCGTGACGACCCTCGGCGGCCGGTCCCCGTGGGACTCGCAACCGCAGGAGTTCGGCTACCGGATCGACGAGGTCGAAGGGCGGCTACCCGAGGGCCTGCGCGGCGATCTGTACCGCATCGGCCCCGGTCGATTCGACGTCGGAGCGCATCCGGTCGCGCACATCTTCGACGGCGACGGGATGGTCTCGCGCCTCGCCATCGACGAGAACGGGGTGCATTTCCGCAACCGGTACGTCCGCACCCGCGAGTACCGCCGGACCGCCGCCGGCGGCGCACTCGGCCGGGGATTCGGCACCCAGCGCGCCGGCGGCATCCTCGCCAACGCCTTCCGACCACCGGCGAACATGTCGAACACCAACGTGCTCGTCCACGACGACAACCTGTACTCGTTGTGGGAGGGCGGCCGCCCCTACCGCCTGGACCCGCACACCCTGGGGACGCACGGCGCGGAGAGTTTCGGCGGCGCGCTGAAACGCATGGGCGCCTTCTCCGCGCACCCGAAGCGCGACCCCGTCACCGGCGAGATCTACAACTTCGGCCTCGACTTCTTCCCGAGACCGATGATCCGCTGCTACCGGCTCACCGGCGGCCGCCTGGAAAACATTGCGTCCGTGCCGATCCGGCAACTCGGCTTCGTACACGACTTCGCCCTCACCGAACGCCACCTGGTCTTCGTGATCGACCCGATCGTGGTCACCCGCCCGATCTCGGCGGCCCTCGGCCTGAGCTCCATCGACCGCGCGATGTCGTACGAACCGCACCTGGGCACCACCATCGTCCTCGTGCCCCGCGCCGGCGGCACCCCGATCACCGTCGAGACCGACGCCCTGTTCCACTTCCACGTCACCAACGCCTACGAAACCGACACGGCCACCACCGTCGAACTGGTGACCCACGACCCCGACCGCGGCTGGTCCGGCTGGAACGGTCACCTACGCCGCTACCGAACCGACCCCGGCCCCGCCTTCGGCGGGCAGCTGACCCGCCTCACGATCGACCGCCGCACCACCCGGGTCACCCGAGAAGTACTGCACGACAACGGCTGTGAGTTCCCCCAACTCGACCCGCGCCACGCCACCCGCCCCCACCGCTACAGCTACGTAGCCGCCGCCTCGACCCCCGGCGGCGACCCGGACTCCATCACCACCATCGATCACAGCACCGGCCGCAACCACACCTACACCACCTCCCCCGGCGACACCGTCTGCGAACCCCTGTTCGCCCCCGCCGAGGGCGGCACCGAGGGCGACGGCTGGCTCCTGACCTTCGAGCACCAGCCCACCACGAAACGCACTCGCGTCCTGGTACTTCCGGCAGACCGACCCGACCGCGGCCCGATCGCCACGATCCCCCTCCGCCACCACGTCCCGATGACCTTCCACGGGGCGTTCGTTCCGGCGCGGGGCTGA